A portion of the Paenibacillus marchantiae genome contains these proteins:
- a CDS encoding ABC transporter permease, with protein MNEGTEAIMKTAKSALDSRDISGTAPIVAGRTKVISRLQLPSRSWKTSLSDVVIGSLIPLGTLALWQIAGSIGWLSAEFLPTPLSILSALTELAATGELIHHLGVSMGRAGLGFLIGGVLGLCFGILTGLFRQAEYILDPSVQVLRLVPHLAIAPLIILWFGFGEVSKVVIIMSGSFFPLYINTFMAIRGVDKKLYEVAQVLGFSPYQRIRRLILPAALPGILLGLRLSLAVAWIGLVVAELIGSQSGIGFLINEGKQNANTAIIFVGILIFAIVGKGIDSLFRMIERKFLFWRDSYQG; from the coding sequence ATGAACGAGGGAACGGAAGCCATAATGAAAACAGCTAAAAGCGCGCTGGACTCCAGAGATATCAGCGGAACAGCTCCGATCGTTGCTGGACGGACTAAAGTAATCTCTCGTTTACAGCTACCATCGCGTTCATGGAAAACCTCGCTGTCGGATGTGGTCATCGGGTCGCTGATTCCACTGGGTACACTGGCATTATGGCAGATTGCTGGCAGCATAGGGTGGTTATCGGCTGAATTTCTTCCAACCCCACTGAGTATCCTCAGCGCATTGACCGAGCTTGCGGCAACAGGAGAGCTAATCCATCATCTTGGTGTAAGTATGGGCCGTGCAGGATTGGGATTTCTGATTGGCGGGGTACTCGGACTGTGTTTTGGGATCCTAACCGGACTCTTTCGTCAAGCAGAATATATATTGGACCCGAGCGTACAGGTGCTTCGACTTGTGCCGCATCTGGCGATTGCACCGCTGATTATTTTGTGGTTTGGCTTCGGAGAAGTATCCAAGGTGGTCATTATTATGAGTGGTTCCTTTTTTCCTCTATACATCAACACTTTTATGGCTATTCGTGGGGTGGACAAAAAACTATATGAAGTAGCACAGGTACTCGGTTTCAGCCCGTATCAGCGAATACGCAGGTTGATTCTTCCGGCAGCACTACCGGGTATTTTGTTGGGGCTCCGGCTCTCGTTAGCCGTAGCCTGGATTGGATTGGTCGTGGCGGAATTGATCGGCTCACAGTCTGGAATCGGATTTCTGATCAATGAGGGTAAGCAGAATGCCAATACGGCCATCATTTTTGTCGGTATTCTCATTTTCGCTATTGTCGGCAAAGGGATAGACTCGCTCTTTCGTATGATAGAACGTAAATTTCTGTTCTGGCGAGACAGCTACCAGGGCTGA
- a CDS encoding FAD-dependent oxidoreductase yields the protein MSEAVREDSLFLLADVLVIGGGPAGTWAALAAAAKGASVVLADKGYCGSSGATAPSGTGVWYVKPDEKLREEAKASRYFMGGQLAEHRWMDRVLNRTYDNMNRLGVSGYPFPINEEGQQHRRGLQGPEYMRLMRKLVKRAGVKILDHSPAMELLADEYGVAGAAGVQTQSGKTWTVHAGAVVIATGGCAFLSKALGCNVLTGDGYLFAAEAGAALSGMEFSNAYAICPTFSSVTKTAYYNYASFYHEDGTIVEGAGSKKGRSVIARHLMAGRQVYARLDQAPEDLQPLLRVAQTNFFLPFDRLGINPFKELFPITLRLEGTVRGTGGIRVMDENCATGVPGLYAAGDAATRELICGGFTGGGSHNAAWAMSSGSFAGEGAAGYVLELGHNAAKRNPSGLSSAPLVQGQVKQGTAARTAEYVSAVQAEVKPYEVNLFRTEQGLSSALGRLDELWSIQRNIQVQRTPEGVKAREAAAMTATARWMYNSALARTESRGMHKREDYKESDTAQHHRLISGGLDQVWVKTEEVAKESVPL from the coding sequence ATGAGTGAAGCGGTACGAGAAGATTCATTATTCCTTTTGGCAGATGTACTGGTTATTGGTGGAGGACCAGCGGGTACATGGGCAGCTCTCGCGGCAGCTGCCAAAGGAGCTTCAGTGGTACTGGCTGACAAGGGATATTGCGGCTCAAGCGGAGCCACTGCCCCTTCTGGAACAGGGGTGTGGTATGTGAAGCCTGATGAGAAGCTACGGGAAGAAGCGAAGGCGAGCCGGTATTTTATGGGAGGTCAACTAGCTGAGCATCGCTGGATGGATCGGGTGCTGAATCGAACATATGACAATATGAATCGACTGGGAGTATCAGGGTACCCTTTTCCGATCAATGAAGAAGGTCAGCAGCATCGTCGTGGTCTGCAAGGGCCGGAATATATGCGACTGATGCGTAAGCTGGTTAAAAGGGCAGGGGTTAAAATATTGGATCATAGCCCAGCCATGGAGCTGCTTGCAGATGAATATGGTGTAGCAGGTGCAGCCGGAGTACAAACGCAGAGTGGAAAAACATGGACTGTTCATGCAGGGGCTGTTGTCATTGCGACTGGAGGATGCGCATTTCTCAGCAAAGCGTTGGGCTGCAACGTACTTACTGGCGACGGTTACCTGTTTGCGGCCGAGGCGGGAGCGGCTCTTTCAGGCATGGAGTTTTCCAATGCTTATGCCATCTGCCCGACGTTCTCTTCCGTAACGAAGACGGCCTATTACAATTATGCCAGCTTTTATCATGAAGATGGCACCATTGTTGAAGGTGCAGGCTCCAAAAAGGGACGCTCTGTCATCGCTCGCCATCTGATGGCTGGACGTCAGGTTTACGCCAGACTGGATCAGGCGCCAGAAGATTTACAGCCGTTGCTGAGAGTAGCGCAAACGAACTTTTTCCTGCCGTTTGATCGGCTTGGAATTAATCCATTCAAGGAATTATTCCCGATCACGCTGCGTCTGGAGGGGACAGTTCGTGGAACTGGCGGCATTCGGGTGATGGATGAAAATTGTGCCACTGGAGTACCGGGTCTTTATGCAGCAGGAGATGCCGCTACACGGGAGTTGATCTGTGGTGGATTTACTGGAGGTGGCAGCCATAATGCGGCCTGGGCGATGTCTTCCGGGTCTTTCGCCGGGGAGGGTGCAGCAGGGTACGTGTTAGAACTCGGGCACAATGCTGCAAAACGTAATCCATCAGGCTTATCTTCTGCTCCTCTGGTGCAAGGGCAAGTGAAGCAAGGGACGGCAGCTCGCACAGCAGAATATGTATCCGCTGTGCAGGCTGAGGTGAAGCCTTATGAAGTGAACTTGTTCCGTACAGAGCAAGGTTTGTCCTCGGCGCTTGGTCGTCTTGACGAGTTATGGAGCATTCAACGCAATATACAGGTTCAGCGAACACCGGAAGGTGTGAAGGCCCGGGAGGCAGCCGCCATGACGGCAACCGCCCGTTGGATGTACAACTCTGCACTGGCCCGCACGGAATCCAGAGGGATGCACAAACGTGAGGATTACAAAGAGTCCGATACGGCACAGCATCATCGGCTGATCAGTGGCGGCCTGGATCAGGTCTGGGTGAAAACCGAGGAAGTGGCGAAGGAGAGTGTTCCCTTGTGA
- a CDS encoding 4Fe-4S dicluster domain-containing protein, with product MIEVISATKCIECNQCVAVCPTNVFDRVEGGIPVIARQDDCQTCFMCELYCPVDALYVAPDSEALTGITEQELQEQGFLGGYREKVGWGKGRKPVASHNFMVQLSARAGF from the coding sequence GTGATTGAAGTCATCAGTGCGACCAAGTGTATAGAGTGCAACCAATGCGTAGCCGTCTGTCCAACCAATGTCTTCGATCGAGTAGAGGGTGGAATACCCGTTATTGCAAGGCAGGACGACTGTCAGACCTGTTTTATGTGTGAGCTGTATTGTCCAGTGGATGCCTTGTATGTTGCACCTGATTCCGAAGCACTTACTGGAATAACCGAGCAGGAGCTTCAGGAGCAGGGATTTCTAGGTGGATATCGTGAGAAGGTAGGCTGGGGCAAGGGCAGAAAGCCAGTAGCAAGTCATAACTTCATGGTACAACTCTCTGCGAGAGCCGGATTCTGA
- a CDS encoding ABC transporter substrate-binding protein, translated as MKQAHRYKEKNTRGTTAMWLRLSVLVSIVMVVLTLQACGNNVGSGNTNSATGSTDEGQSKATSGQRSEDIPTILNYGFIGSNKLNLPGGAEGWGLYKGIIQEELKKYGITEVKLTGFPNGPDQTESLISGRLDFGSLGDTPAIIAYASGAKTRLITQSMVNNVGYLIGKKDGPKTVKELQGKTIAIQKGSFMHRYVVGLLQEEGVTDYKLVHMLTPDATAALARGDVDATTNLGVPALKLISEGYTHLDDASQHPDLLGSSVTVVGEDFLAKFSDFPRVWNEARQKALADLKQHEDEYYQFLAEIGDTTPELAKQVNPVSEIKDTAFTEEGLKLLESTKNFLVEEKLAKKDYSISNWQQQ; from the coding sequence ATGAAACAGGCACACAGATACAAGGAGAAGAATACCCGAGGGACAACTGCAATGTGGCTGCGCCTGTCGGTTCTGGTTAGCATTGTTATGGTAGTACTGACTCTTCAGGCTTGTGGGAATAACGTTGGTTCAGGAAATACCAACAGCGCGACAGGCTCAACTGATGAAGGTCAATCGAAGGCGACAAGTGGTCAAAGGTCAGAGGATATACCGACCATTCTCAATTATGGTTTTATTGGCTCGAATAAGCTGAATTTGCCTGGTGGTGCCGAGGGGTGGGGCCTATATAAAGGTATTATTCAAGAGGAACTAAAAAAATACGGTATTACGGAAGTGAAACTGACCGGATTCCCTAATGGGCCTGACCAGACGGAATCGTTGATCAGCGGACGGCTGGATTTTGGCAGCTTGGGCGATACGCCAGCCATTATTGCTTATGCTTCCGGAGCGAAGACCAGGTTAATAACTCAATCTATGGTGAATAATGTGGGTTATCTGATTGGTAAAAAGGACGGTCCAAAAACAGTTAAGGAGCTGCAAGGCAAAACAATTGCAATTCAAAAAGGTTCCTTCATGCACCGTTACGTGGTCGGCCTGCTTCAGGAAGAAGGAGTAACCGACTACAAGCTGGTTCATATGTTAACTCCGGATGCAACAGCTGCATTGGCAAGAGGGGATGTAGATGCAACTACCAACCTGGGTGTACCCGCGCTAAAGCTCATTTCCGAAGGCTATACGCATCTGGATGATGCTTCACAGCATCCAGATCTTCTAGGCAGCAGCGTTACAGTTGTAGGAGAGGATTTCCTCGCTAAATTCTCTGATTTTCCTCGAGTATGGAATGAAGCCAGGCAGAAGGCTTTAGCTGACCTCAAACAGCATGAAGATGAATATTATCAGTTCCTTGCTGAGATTGGGGACACTACACCTGAACTGGCGAAGCAGGTAAATCCGGTCAGTGAAATCAAGGATACGGCGTTTACGGAGGAAGGATTGAAGCTGCTGGAAAGCACGAAAAACTTTTTAGTGGAAGAAAAACTGGCTAAAAAGGATTATTCGATTAGTAACTGGCAACAGCAATAA
- a CDS encoding amidase family protein — protein MTYHGSVLKKSGALLLAGAVVVTTWGGTVPSASAATATPSSKTTVAAVTAGKVPVTAVAFVQAMEEAATLAGVPFSMDKLSGTTVQRKDAALALQTWLKLESTPESFKDVPDQASFAGAVGALNTAGLMKGYTDALFLPNAVLTQNDVAILKDRIYNYIKPFVLEEATITDLQAAMTQGKLTSKELVQKYLDRIEKYDDQGVSINAVLTLNPDALKIAETLDEERAAQGPRGPLHGIPVLVKDNFDTNDMPTTAGCICLKDSVPAHDAEQVKKLKAAGAIILGKTNLHEFAFGITTSSSLGGQTLNPYALDHYPGGSSGGTGAAIASNFAAAGMGTDTGGSIRIPSSFNSLVGIRPTIGLSSREGIIPLALTQDVGGPMARTVSDAAIMLDATAGYDKNDVATAYAVGKIPSSYTDFLDVNGLKGARIGVATELIPSTKAEEKAVADVINNAVEELKTLGATAVPISIPNLAEINKYPSLSGYEFKFQLNDYLESLGDEAPYHSLSEIIASGQFDKSQEQSMKTRDARETLETAEYKDIVLKRTQITRESLLKVMADNNLDAIIYPTSTQAAGVIGEGQNSGGNNRLSPFSGFPAITVPAGFTTEGLPVGMEFLGRAFDEGTLIKLAYSYEQGTHHRQAPKLTP, from the coding sequence ATGACTTATCATGGATCTGTATTGAAAAAAAGTGGGGCCTTGTTACTGGCCGGAGCGGTTGTTGTCACAACATGGGGAGGAACGGTTCCCTCAGCGTCAGCTGCAACGGCAACGCCTTCTAGCAAAACTACGGTTGCAGCCGTAACAGCTGGTAAGGTACCTGTCACAGCAGTAGCATTTGTTCAAGCCATGGAAGAAGCGGCTACACTTGCAGGTGTTCCTTTTTCCATGGACAAACTTTCCGGCACAACAGTACAGCGTAAAGATGCTGCTTTAGCTTTGCAAACCTGGCTGAAGCTGGAGTCCACTCCAGAATCGTTCAAGGATGTTCCGGATCAGGCGAGCTTTGCCGGGGCCGTTGGTGCGCTGAACACCGCGGGGTTGATGAAAGGATATACCGACGCCCTCTTCCTTCCTAATGCAGTACTTACCCAAAATGATGTCGCTATATTGAAAGACCGCATTTATAACTACATAAAACCATTTGTTCTGGAGGAAGCAACCATTACGGATCTCCAGGCTGCCATGACGCAAGGAAAGCTAACATCCAAAGAACTCGTGCAGAAGTACCTGGATCGGATTGAAAAATATGATGATCAGGGTGTGAGCATTAACGCAGTTCTGACCTTGAACCCGGATGCTCTCAAAATCGCTGAAACGTTGGATGAAGAACGTGCAGCTCAGGGCCCTCGCGGACCTTTACATGGTATTCCGGTTTTAGTTAAAGATAACTTCGATACCAACGATATGCCTACAACCGCAGGTTGTATCTGTCTGAAAGATTCCGTACCTGCTCACGATGCTGAACAAGTGAAGAAACTCAAAGCAGCAGGGGCCATTATTTTGGGCAAAACCAATCTGCATGAATTCGCATTCGGCATTACCACGTCCAGCTCACTGGGTGGACAAACACTGAATCCTTATGCGCTGGATCACTATCCAGGCGGGTCAAGTGGTGGTACGGGTGCCGCCATTGCCTCAAACTTTGCAGCCGCAGGCATGGGTACTGACACCGGTGGATCAATCCGTATCCCTTCCAGCTTCAACAGCCTTGTCGGTATTCGTCCAACAATCGGACTGTCCAGCCGTGAAGGAATCATCCCTCTTGCATTGACCCAGGATGTCGGTGGTCCTATGGCTCGTACCGTAAGTGATGCCGCAATTATGCTGGATGCTACAGCCGGCTATGACAAAAATGATGTCGCTACAGCTTATGCTGTAGGCAAAATCCCTTCCAGCTACACAGACTTCCTGGATGTAAACGGTCTGAAAGGTGCACGGATCGGTGTGGCCACCGAACTCATTCCAAGCACCAAAGCTGAAGAAAAAGCCGTCGCTGACGTGATTAACAACGCAGTAGAAGAACTCAAAACGCTGGGAGCTACGGCAGTCCCGATCAGCATTCCAAACCTGGCGGAAATCAACAAATACCCAAGCTTGAGTGGATACGAGTTCAAATTCCAACTTAATGACTATCTGGAGTCTCTTGGTGACGAAGCCCCTTATCACAGCTTGTCCGAGATTATTGCTTCCGGACAGTTCGACAAGTCACAAGAACAGTCGATGAAGACTCGTGATGCACGGGAAACGTTGGAGACTGCCGAATATAAGGACATCGTCCTGAAACGTACCCAAATCACACGTGAGTCCTTGTTGAAAGTTATGGCGGACAACAACCTGGATGCCATCATCTATCCTACGTCCACGCAAGCCGCTGGTGTTATTGGCGAAGGACAAAACTCCGGGGGTAACAACCGATTGAGCCCATTCTCTGGCTTCCCGGCAATTACCGTACCTGCTGGATTTACAACTGAAGGTCTGCCAGTAGGTATGGAATTCCTGGGCCGCGCCTTTGACGAAGGAACCTTGATCAAGCTGGCTTACAGCTATGAGCAAGGGACTCATCACCGCCAAGCACCAAAGCTCACTCCATAA
- a CDS encoding DNA topoisomerase III yields the protein MKTLVLAEKPSVAREIARVMGARDKHKSYMEGPKYIVTWALGHLVGLAEPEDYDKKYATWNLEDLPILPDRTKLKVLKETNHQYKAVQQLMKRQDVGELVIATDAAREGELLARWIMQMAQWKKPFKRLWISSQTDKAIKDGFASLKPGSQFDRLYESARCRAEADWMIGLNVTRALTVRFNAQLSAGRVQTPTLGMIMDRENEINGFRSQEYETLTADLGGFQAVWRAVGGDSRIFDPQETQELKKRIEGRKGTIAQVKKSEKVEPHPLAYDLTELQRDANRKYGFSAKQTSNVLQRLYEQHKLVTYPRTDSRYLTSDMTGTLKERLDSVAIGPYASLARPLLRKNLNITKRIVDDSRVTDHHAIIPTEQTVLLNQLNPEERKLYDLIVRRFISLFYPAAKYDSVAITVQVGNDSFHVKGTTVKESGWREVYGGDYSDEDDDRADDSSDLDRALLPDVQQGQSVTVQRCHIKSGRTMPPKRYTEAALLSQMEKHGLGTPATRADIIEKLVSSDTIDRQGNSMHPTGKGKQLIELAAPQLRSPELTARWEAELERIARGQGKPEPFLESIRSMAKEIVSTVKGSKAEYKPHNVSNSHCPDCNARLLEKKGKRGKFLVCPTEDCGYRRSAEKRLSNRRCAQCHKKMEIKEGKAGLYVQCLPCGITETLDKDKQHVNKRDQQKLVKQYAKQESIGSNLGELLKAAMEKKGE from the coding sequence TTGAAAACATTAGTACTCGCAGAAAAACCATCTGTGGCACGAGAAATAGCCAGAGTGATGGGAGCGCGTGATAAACATAAAAGCTATATGGAAGGCCCGAAATATATCGTGACTTGGGCGCTTGGGCATCTTGTTGGATTGGCTGAACCAGAGGACTATGACAAAAAGTATGCAACCTGGAATCTGGAGGATCTGCCGATTCTGCCTGATCGCACCAAGCTGAAGGTACTCAAAGAGACCAACCATCAATACAAAGCGGTACAGCAGCTGATGAAACGTCAGGATGTTGGTGAATTGGTCATTGCAACGGATGCAGCACGTGAGGGTGAATTGCTGGCTCGCTGGATTATGCAAATGGCCCAGTGGAAAAAGCCGTTTAAACGGCTGTGGATATCATCCCAGACCGACAAGGCCATCAAGGATGGATTTGCATCGCTGAAGCCAGGCAGCCAGTTTGATCGTCTTTATGAATCGGCACGTTGCCGGGCAGAAGCCGATTGGATGATCGGCCTTAACGTGACTCGTGCATTGACGGTTCGATTTAATGCACAATTGTCAGCTGGACGGGTACAGACCCCTACACTTGGCATGATTATGGACAGGGAAAATGAGATCAACGGATTCCGTTCCCAAGAGTATGAGACGTTAACGGCCGATCTGGGAGGTTTCCAGGCGGTATGGCGCGCTGTAGGTGGGGATTCACGCATCTTCGATCCGCAAGAGACACAAGAATTGAAGAAACGAATAGAGGGTCGCAAGGGTACGATTGCCCAAGTGAAAAAAAGTGAAAAGGTTGAGCCGCATCCGCTGGCTTATGACCTGACGGAATTACAACGGGATGCCAACCGAAAATATGGTTTCTCCGCCAAGCAAACATCGAATGTGCTGCAACGTCTTTATGAACAGCACAAGCTGGTAACCTACCCACGTACAGACAGCCGTTACCTGACATCGGATATGACGGGAACGCTGAAAGAACGACTGGATAGTGTAGCGATTGGCCCCTATGCGTCTCTGGCTCGTCCGTTGTTGCGTAAAAATCTGAATATCACCAAACGTATCGTGGATGACAGCAGGGTAACGGATCACCATGCAATCATTCCAACAGAACAGACGGTTCTCCTCAATCAGCTGAATCCAGAGGAACGTAAGCTATACGATTTGATCGTACGCCGTTTTATCAGCTTGTTCTATCCGGCTGCGAAGTACGATTCTGTTGCGATCACTGTTCAGGTGGGCAACGATTCCTTTCATGTGAAAGGCACAACGGTGAAAGAAAGCGGCTGGCGGGAAGTGTACGGCGGAGATTATAGCGATGAGGATGATGATCGTGCTGACGATTCCTCAGACCTTGATCGTGCGCTTTTGCCAGACGTGCAGCAAGGTCAGTCCGTGACGGTTCAACGTTGTCATATCAAAAGTGGACGGACGATGCCGCCCAAACGGTATACCGAGGCAGCGCTGCTTTCCCAAATGGAGAAGCATGGACTGGGCACTCCGGCTACACGAGCGGATATTATCGAGAAGCTGGTCAGTTCCGACACCATTGATCGTCAAGGGAACAGCATGCATCCAACGGGAAAAGGAAAACAGCTGATTGAACTGGCTGCTCCACAGCTGCGTTCACCGGAGTTAACAGCTCGCTGGGAAGCTGAGCTGGAACGAATCGCCCGTGGACAAGGGAAGCCTGAGCCTTTCCTGGAGAGCATCCGTTCGATGGCGAAAGAGATTGTATCTACAGTAAAAGGAAGCAAAGCGGAGTATAAGCCGCATAATGTATCCAATAGTCACTGCCCGGATTGTAATGCCCGCTTACTGGAGAAGAAAGGCAAACGTGGCAAGTTCCTCGTGTGTCCAACGGAGGATTGCGGATATCGTCGTTCGGCAGAGAAACGATTATCCAACCGTCGCTGTGCACAGTGTCACAAAAAGATGGAAATTAAAGAGGGTAAGGCAGGTTTGTACGTGCAATGTCTGCCTTGCGGCATAACGGAAACATTGGATAAAGACAAACAGCATGTGAACAAACGTGATCAGCAAAAGCTGGTCAAACAATATGCGAAACAGGAGTCGATCGGTTCCAATTTGGGAGAACTGTTGAAGGCAGCCATGGAGAAAAAGGGAGAGTAA
- a CDS encoding DUF1294 domain-containing protein — protein sequence MQTGLILWFLFINVVGYLVMSDDKKRAQRRRDRTPERTLFLLAFIGGALGVWIAMYRKRHKTKHPSFTIGIPLLLFLNAVIYGYFLQ from the coding sequence ATGCAAACCGGATTGATACTGTGGTTTTTATTTATCAATGTCGTAGGTTACCTGGTCATGTCGGACGACAAGAAACGTGCGCAGCGCCGTCGAGACCGTACACCCGAACGAACGCTGTTTCTGCTGGCCTTTATTGGTGGGGCATTGGGGGTATGGATTGCAATGTATCGTAAACGTCACAAGACCAAACATCCCAGTTTTACGATCGGCATTCCGTTGTTGTTATTCCTGAATGCGGTAATTTATGGGTATTTCCTGCAATAA
- a CDS encoding universal stress protein, with translation MLFSKILVAYDGSKASNKALDRAIELAKVSPGAVLDVIHAFDFPRVFIGEGLAPLPPSLNNDYYNLAVQTTDEAKERIQAAGVTANVDLIQGAAAEVLLDYAKENGSDIIIIGSRGLGGIREFVLGSVSHNVVQHAQVPVLIVK, from the coding sequence ATGTTATTCTCCAAAATACTAGTTGCTTATGATGGTTCGAAAGCTTCAAATAAAGCACTCGATCGTGCGATTGAGTTAGCCAAAGTTTCTCCGGGTGCAGTCTTGGATGTTATTCATGCCTTTGACTTTCCACGTGTATTCATCGGGGAAGGATTGGCACCTTTGCCACCTTCTTTGAATAATGACTACTATAATCTGGCGGTGCAAACGACGGATGAAGCGAAAGAGCGGATTCAGGCTGCTGGCGTTACAGCAAACGTGGATCTGATTCAAGGAGCTGCTGCCGAGGTCCTTCTCGATTATGCCAAAGAGAACGGATCGGATATCATCATTATTGGTAGTCGTGGTCTTGGTGGAATCCGGGAATTTGTCTTGGGTAGCGTTAGTCACAACGTAGTGCAGCATGCTCAGGTTCCGGTACTTATCGTGAAATAA
- the purE gene encoding 5-(carboxyamino)imidazole ribonucleotide mutase, with translation MSVQVAVIMGSKSDWETMKYACEVLDELEIGYEKKVVSAHRTPDLMFEYAEQAIDRGFKVIIAGAGGAAHLPGMVASKTMLPVIGVPVQSKALNGLDSLLSIVQMPGGIPVATVAIGKAGATNAGLLAAQIIGAFDQDVQRRSEARRERIKQEVLESSDEI, from the coding sequence ATGTCAGTACAGGTGGCTGTAATTATGGGCAGTAAGTCGGATTGGGAAACGATGAAGTATGCTTGTGAGGTGCTGGACGAGCTGGAGATTGGGTATGAAAAAAAAGTCGTATCCGCGCATCGCACACCAGATTTGATGTTTGAATATGCGGAGCAAGCGATTGACCGTGGATTCAAGGTTATCATTGCGGGTGCGGGTGGGGCAGCTCATCTGCCCGGTATGGTCGCTTCCAAAACGATGCTTCCGGTCATTGGAGTTCCCGTGCAATCCAAGGCGCTAAATGGTCTCGATTCCTTGCTGTCCATTGTTCAGATGCCTGGTGGCATTCCCGTCGCAACGGTAGCGATTGGCAAAGCAGGTGCAACGAATGCCGGATTGCTTGCGGCTCAGATCATCGGTGCTTTTGACCAGGATGTCCAACGTCGCAGCGAAGCCCGCAGAGAGCGAATCAAACAAGAAGTGCTCGAAAGCAGTGACGAAATATGA
- the purK gene encoding 5-(carboxyamino)imidazole ribonucleotide synthase: MNSTRIQPGSAGKAERVLLPGKTTIGVLGGGQLGRMLTLAGTAMGYRFVTLDPAADAPCGQIADQIEAGYDDEKAALELARQCDVITYEFENVDADVASLLERESYVPQGSALLYTTQHRLREKRAIEAAGVRVAPYREITSKHTMKAAVSELGVPCVLKTVTGGYDGKGQRVIRETNQAIAAYEELAATGAELVLEQFIKFDCEISVVVARSTNGEIKTFPPAENIHVNNILHASIVPARVATEIQIEAQKLAAAVAQSIQAVGLLAVELFVAADGRLYVNELAPRPHNSGHYTMEACATSQFEQHIRAICGLPLGDTSLLSPVVMVNVLGEHLEGIIARTGQADAEALELGVIPKLHIYGKSEAKKGRKMGHVNLLCQDVEEGLQWIEQTNLWRNTNL, from the coding sequence ATGAATAGTACAAGAATACAACCCGGATCAGCAGGCAAAGCAGAACGTGTCTTGCTCCCAGGAAAAACAACCATTGGTGTTCTCGGAGGCGGGCAGCTTGGACGGATGCTGACACTTGCCGGAACAGCGATGGGTTATCGGTTCGTTACACTTGATCCGGCAGCAGATGCTCCTTGTGGACAAATTGCCGATCAGATTGAAGCGGGATATGACGATGAAAAGGCTGCACTCGAACTGGCTCGGCAGTGTGATGTAATCACCTATGAGTTTGAGAATGTAGACGCAGATGTTGCTTCTCTCCTAGAACGGGAATCCTATGTACCGCAAGGAAGTGCGTTATTGTACACAACCCAGCATCGTTTGCGTGAAAAACGAGCCATTGAGGCGGCTGGTGTACGTGTAGCCCCTTACCGGGAAATTACAAGCAAGCACACAATGAAGGCAGCCGTGAGTGAACTTGGTGTTCCTTGTGTACTGAAGACAGTGACAGGCGGATATGACGGCAAGGGTCAGCGGGTTATACGAGAAACAAATCAGGCGATAGCTGCCTATGAAGAACTCGCAGCTACCGGTGCGGAACTGGTATTGGAGCAATTTATTAAATTTGACTGCGAGATTTCAGTCGTTGTTGCACGCAGCACGAATGGGGAAATTAAGACGTTCCCGCCTGCGGAGAACATTCATGTGAACAACATTTTGCATGCTTCGATCGTACCAGCAAGAGTGGCGACCGAAATACAGATTGAGGCGCAGAAGTTGGCGGCAGCAGTGGCTCAATCCATCCAAGCCGTTGGATTGCTGGCAGTGGAGTTGTTTGTTGCGGCAGATGGAAGACTGTATGTGAATGAGTTGGCACCTAGGCCGCATAATTCCGGCCACTATACGATGGAGGCCTGTGCCACATCACAATTTGAACAGCATATTCGTGCGATTTGCGGATTGCCGCTTGGAGATACTTCATTATTGAGCCCGGTTGTTATGGTCAATGTGCTTGGAGAACATCTGGAAGGTATAATTGCCAGAACGGGTCAGGCTGACGCGGAAGCGTTGGAACTCGGTGTGATTCCTAAGCTTCATATATATGGTAAATCCGAAGCGAAGAAAGGACGGAAAATGGGGCATGTCAATCTGCTCTGTCAGGATGTCGAAGAAGGATTACAATGGATTGAACAAACTAATCTTTGGAGGAATACAAATTTATGA